The region GACCTCGCCGCGCAAGGACCAGCCGTTCGTCTCGGTCAACTGCATGGCCCTCAACCCTGGAGTGATGGAAAGCGAGCTGTTCGGCCACGAAAAAGGCTCCTTCACCGGCGCCGTGGCCCGCAAGCGGGGCCGTTTCGAGCTGGCCGACGGCGGCACGCTCTTCCTGGACGAGATAGGCGAGCTGTCGCATGAAACGCAAGTAAAGCTCCTGCGCGTGCTCCAGGAACGGCGCTTCGAGCGCGTGGGCGGTGTGGATCCCATCGAGGTGGATATCCGCGTGGTGGCGGCCACCAACAAGAATCTGCAGAAGGCCGTGAGCGAGGGAATCTTTCGCGAGGACCTCTTCTACAGGCTCAATGTCGTGCATATCGAGATGCCGCCCTTGCGCGAGCGGCGCGAGGACATCCCGCTCCTGGCCATGCACTTCCTGCACAAGTTTTCGCGCGAGAATCAGAAGATCTTCAAGGGCTTCACGCCCGACGCCCTGAACTACTTGCAGGGCTTCGATTGGCCGGGCAACGTTCGCCAGTTGGAGAATGTCATCGAGCGCAGCGTGGTGCTGGCCGACGCGGAGACCATCGGCGTGGAGGACCTGCCCGCCGAGATCAAGGACGAGGAAGCCCAGTACAAGTCGGCCGTGGATATGCTGCCCACGCGCATCAACCTGCCGGACACCCTGGAGAAGATCGAGGCCGCGCTTATCCGCCGCGCCCTGGCCAAATCCGAGTTCGTGCAGGTCAAGGCCGCCGAACTGTTGGGCGTGTCCAAAAGCCTGCTCGCCTACAAGCTCAAGAAGTACAAGATCGTCGTGCATTAGGGCCTGTTAACTCTACTTGTCATTGTCTAATCTCTGGCTAGCTTGTTGGTATGCAAATAACCAGAGAGCAGTATCAACGCATCGCGGATAGCTTCCCTCGGCAGCGGGGCAATGTCTCTCTAGATAACCTGCAAGTTATTAACGCCATTTTGTATGTTCTAGAACAAGGTTGCAAGTGGCGCGGATTGCCTAAGCACTTTGGAAACTGGCATTCCATATATACTCGCATGAACCGTTGGA is a window of Desulfocurvibacter africanus subsp. africanus DSM 2603 DNA encoding:
- a CDS encoding sigma-54-dependent transcriptional regulator, whose protein sequence is MADTILVIDDEQNYLLVLSTLLEDQGYNVTAIPDPETALAYLEESEVDVVITDMKMPKLSGQHVLEHVRRNYPQVPVLIMTAFGSIEAAVEAMRVGAFDYISKPFSNDELLLSVAKAVQFAHARQQNRLLLESMSKQFGVGNIIGGSRPMRRVLEMIQRAGPSRSTVLVSGESGTGKELVARAIHLTSPRKDQPFVSVNCMALNPGVMESELFGHEKGSFTGAVARKRGRFELADGGTLFLDEIGELSHETQVKLLRVLQERRFERVGGVDPIEVDIRVVAATNKNLQKAVSEGIFREDLFYRLNVVHIEMPPLRERREDIPLLAMHFLHKFSRENQKIFKGFTPDALNYLQGFDWPGNVRQLENVIERSVVLADAETIGVEDLPAEIKDEEAQYKSAVDMLPTRINLPDTLEKIEAALIRRALAKSEFVQVKAAELLGVSKSLLAYKLKKYKIVVH
- a CDS encoding transposase; amino-acid sequence: MQITREQYQRIADSFPRQRGNVSLDNLQVINAILYVLEQGCKWRGLPKHFGNWHSIYTRMNRWSKSGVLDRIFTRLQEEQMISIKVTTASLDSTSVKVHPD